From Pseudobdellovibrionaceae bacterium, a single genomic window includes:
- a CDS encoding exonuclease domain-containing protein, translating into MLILGLDLETSGLDWQKDQIIEVGAVLWDTETQSPKKIINELIYHDRLELPQEVQNITGIKSSDLKEYGVPLSDALKAVSKLEEKAQFLVGHNAVNFDSLFLNQAFQEYQMPKLKKPWIDTLTDVPYQQEIKTRKLTYLASEHGFVNPFSHRALFDVLTMLKLLAHYSIEEIVVLQNSPLVKVLAHVSYDDRDKARRLGFRWDPQQRHWYTEVKEAMLPRLDYPFEYSIED; encoded by the coding sequence ATGTTGATTCTTGGACTAGATTTAGAAACCTCTGGGCTTGATTGGCAAAAAGATCAAATCATCGAAGTGGGTGCCGTGCTTTGGGATACAGAAACCCAATCCCCTAAAAAGATCATCAATGAATTGATCTATCACGACCGTCTAGAGCTTCCCCAAGAAGTGCAAAATATCACAGGAATCAAAAGCTCCGACCTTAAAGAGTACGGCGTGCCTTTAAGTGATGCGCTTAAAGCCGTCAGTAAATTAGAAGAAAAAGCTCAGTTCTTGGTGGGACACAACGCTGTCAACTTTGACTCTTTATTTTTAAATCAAGCCTTTCAAGAGTATCAAATGCCGAAATTGAAAAAACCATGGATTGATACGCTAACAGATGTGCCCTACCAGCAAGAGATCAAAACGCGCAAGCTCACTTATCTGGCTTCAGAACATGGATTTGTAAACCCTTTCTCCCATAGAGCCTTATTTGACGTGCTCACTATGCTTAAGCTTCTTGCGCATTACTCTATAGAAGAGATTGTAGTGCTGCAGAACTCACCTTTGGTGAAAGTTTTAGCCCATGTGTCTTATGACGATCGCGACAAAGCTCGGCGCCTTGGCTTTCGCTGGGACCCACAACAACGTCACTGGTACACCGAAGTGAAAGAGGCCATGTTACCAAGGTTAGATTATCCTTTCGAATACTCTATTGAAGATTAA
- the aroC gene encoding chorismate synthase: MTFKNTFGHVFQIHSFGESHGVGLGVVVEGCPAGLEIDEKWLHTYMARRRPGQNAFVTSRNEADEFEILSGILEGKTLGTPIAILFRNHNQKSEDYQNLKPRQGHADQTWTEKFSHVDLRGGGRSSGRETISRVAGGAIARNLLDILNPQLQIQVWVQQVGDIVNTLNYSDFETRFDKHEGLKEELSFPDAHQVSVLKERLAQAKETGESYGGKIQIRISGLEAGLGQPVFSKLKADMAAALFSIGAVNSVSLGDEDVFQKGTLYHAQKSAYGGVQGGISSGEDVTMSVLFKPTSSILDVAKQGRHDPCILPRAVVVVESMLALVLADHYLLKRMDNIKVR, from the coding sequence ATGACATTTAAAAATACGTTTGGACATGTTTTTCAAATTCACAGTTTTGGTGAAAGCCATGGGGTGGGATTGGGTGTTGTTGTTGAAGGTTGTCCTGCAGGGCTAGAGATTGATGAAAAATGGCTTCACACCTATATGGCGCGCCGACGTCCAGGCCAAAATGCCTTTGTCACTTCTAGAAATGAAGCGGACGAGTTTGAAATTTTAAGTGGAATTTTAGAAGGGAAAACATTAGGAACACCTATTGCGATACTTTTTCGCAACCACAATCAAAAATCAGAAGACTATCAAAACTTAAAACCTCGTCAGGGACATGCAGATCAAACATGGACCGAGAAATTTTCCCACGTGGATTTACGTGGAGGTGGTAGGTCTTCAGGGCGCGAAACCATAAGCCGTGTGGCAGGTGGAGCCATTGCCAGAAATCTTTTAGACATTTTAAATCCTCAACTTCAAATTCAGGTTTGGGTGCAGCAGGTGGGAGATATTGTCAATACTCTGAACTATTCTGACTTTGAAACTCGCTTTGATAAGCATGAAGGACTCAAAGAGGAGTTGTCTTTCCCAGATGCTCACCAAGTCTCTGTTCTTAAAGAAAGATTGGCGCAAGCCAAAGAGACGGGAGAGAGTTACGGAGGAAAAATCCAAATTCGTATTTCAGGCTTAGAGGCAGGTTTAGGACAGCCTGTGTTTAGTAAACTTAAAGCTGATATGGCCGCAGCCTTATTTTCAATCGGGGCTGTCAACTCTGTGAGCTTGGGTGACGAAGATGTCTTTCAAAAAGGAACCCTTTATCATGCACAGAAATCGGCTTATGGAGGCGTCCAGGGCGGAATCAGCTCAGGGGAAGATGTTACTATGAGTGTGCTGTTTAAACCCACATCCAGCATTTTGGACGTGGCAAAGCAAGGGCGTCATGATCCGTGCATTTTACCTAGAGCAGTTGTGGTGGTGGAATCTATGTTGGCGTTGGTGTTAGCGGATCATTATTTATTAAAAAGAATGGACAACATTAAAGTCCGATGA
- a CDS encoding DUF1338 domain-containing protein has product MSLENLFNRIWKQYTELNPDAFRIHSLLEENGEVVENDHIAYRTLNHPDMGIEKLAKIFKAYGYEPKGEYRFEAKKLFAIHLENEHNPTQPKIFISELLLEEFSKELQDEMNKLVLQVPHDKLEGEEYCTAGRRWEASHATYQRLYKESEYAAWFYAYGFCANHFTVNLNTLKSFDEVVELNQFLMDKGFQMNDSGGLVKGTPQDYLEQSSTMAFQKEMDFSDGHFTVPSCYYEFAKRYPLENGKLYQGFVAKSADKIFESTNQRS; this is encoded by the coding sequence ATGAGTCTTGAAAATTTATTTAATAGAATTTGGAAGCAGTACACAGAACTCAATCCAGATGCCTTTAGAATTCATAGCCTACTAGAAGAAAACGGTGAAGTCGTTGAGAATGATCATATCGCCTACCGCACATTGAATCACCCAGACATGGGTATTGAAAAGTTGGCTAAAATTTTCAAAGCTTACGGTTACGAACCCAAAGGGGAGTATCGTTTTGAGGCAAAAAAACTTTTCGCAATTCACCTAGAAAACGAACACAACCCCACACAACCCAAAATTTTTATCAGCGAATTGCTCTTAGAGGAGTTTTCTAAAGAGCTTCAAGATGAGATGAACAAACTAGTGTTGCAAGTTCCTCACGATAAATTAGAGGGCGAAGAGTACTGTACAGCAGGGCGACGTTGGGAAGCTTCGCATGCCACATATCAAAGGTTATATAAAGAGAGCGAATATGCCGCTTGGTTTTATGCCTATGGATTCTGTGCGAATCACTTCACTGTAAATCTGAATACTTTAAAGTCATTTGATGAGGTTGTAGAGCTGAACCAGTTCTTAATGGATAAGGGCTTTCAGATGAACGACAGTGGAGGTCTAGTAAAGGGAACGCCTCAGGACTATTTAGAGCAAAGCTCCACCATGGCCTTTCAAAAAGAAATGGACTTTTCAGATGGACATTTTACTGTCCCATCTTGCTACTATGAGTTTGCCAAACGTTACCCGCTAGAAAATGGCAAATTATACCAAGGGTTTGTGGCTAAATCTGCCGATAAGATCTTTGAGAGTACAAATCAAAGGTCGTAA
- a CDS encoding HIT family protein: MASIFTKIIEGELPSYKIYEDDKTIAILALHQVQLGHSLVIPKKEVNAFYEMSDADYTDLMLTSQKVARAIKKVTGAARVCSMFQGFEVPHVHHHLIPANSPTEFNLALQKERPAEEMRKVCEALRKELGQD; the protein is encoded by the coding sequence ATGGCCAGCATTTTTACAAAAATTATCGAAGGTGAACTTCCCAGCTATAAAATTTATGAGGACGATAAGACCATTGCTATTTTGGCTTTACATCAGGTTCAGTTGGGACACTCTTTGGTGATTCCCAAAAAAGAAGTGAATGCGTTTTATGAAATGTCAGACGCCGACTATACAGATTTGATGTTGACCTCACAGAAGGTGGCGCGTGCGATTAAAAAAGTCACTGGAGCTGCACGCGTGTGCAGTATGTTTCAAGGTTTTGAAGTGCCACATGTCCATCATCATTTAATTCCTGCCAACTCTCCTACCGAGTTTAATTTAGCTTTACAAAAAGAGCGACCAGCAGAAGAGATGCGTAAGGTGTGTGAGGCTCTTAGAAAAGAACTAGGACAAGATTAG
- a CDS encoding 3-dehydroquinate synthase encodes MDKELKGPFNEKIILTQNLSLKFFELPHTLFFVDENLKHHPALKSIEQKGSVIYLEAGEELKSLASMQRVLLEVQHRTKDLKPPYVFVAIGGGTMGDFCGFLSSVYHRGVKFIQCPTTWLAAVDSAHGGKNALNVDYIKNQIGTFYPASQILIAKSLLKDLAVETAMGEVLKTILLSPPQSGLRSVLEAQTSITGKWLWEHLPEFIKIKNEIVKKDPYEKSGERFVLNFGHTVGHAVENLTGLSHSDSVLWGLLFSLRWSVSKKYISSKLLEQVYDLLYRHGFDLSAMPKFSKVEYMSALVKDKKRRSHNLHFVLYQKDKAIIEPVTIGNIIGQLAKQGFVAP; translated from the coding sequence ATGGATAAAGAATTAAAAGGCCCGTTTAATGAAAAGATCATTTTAACTCAGAACCTGTCTTTGAAATTCTTTGAGCTTCCTCATACTTTATTTTTTGTAGATGAAAATCTAAAGCATCATCCTGCTTTAAAAAGCATAGAGCAAAAAGGTTCGGTGATTTATCTAGAGGCAGGCGAAGAGCTTAAAAGTTTGGCCAGTATGCAACGAGTCCTTTTGGAAGTGCAGCACAGAACCAAAGATTTAAAACCACCCTATGTATTTGTGGCGATTGGTGGAGGAACCATGGGTGACTTCTGTGGATTTCTATCTAGCGTTTATCATCGGGGAGTGAAGTTCATTCAGTGTCCAACAACTTGGCTGGCGGCGGTGGATTCTGCTCATGGCGGTAAAAATGCTTTGAATGTGGATTATATTAAAAATCAAATCGGTACATTTTATCCTGCCTCGCAAATTTTAATCGCAAAAAGTCTACTGAAAGATTTGGCCGTAGAAACAGCAATGGGAGAGGTTTTAAAAACCATTTTACTGTCGCCTCCTCAATCTGGACTTCGTTCAGTACTAGAAGCTCAAACTTCCATTACAGGCAAGTGGTTGTGGGAGCATCTTCCTGAGTTCATTAAGATTAAAAATGAGATTGTTAAAAAAGACCCTTATGAAAAGTCAGGTGAAAGATTTGTGCTTAACTTTGGTCACACAGTGGGCCACGCAGTAGAAAATCTTACAGGTTTATCCCATTCAGACAGTGTGTTGTGGGGACTGCTCTTTTCTTTAAGATGGAGTGTAAGCAAAAAATATATATCATCCAAGCTTTTAGAGCAGGTCTACGATTTACTTTACAGACATGGATTTGACTTATCGGCTATGCCAAAGTTTAGCAAAGTAGAATATATGTCTGCTTTAGTGAAAGATAAAAAACGACGTTCACATAATTTGCATTTTGTCCTTTACCAGAAAGATAAGGCCATTATTGAACCTGTGACGATAGGTAACATCATTGGACAACTTGCAAAGCAAGGATTTGTGGCCCCATGA
- a CDS encoding alkaline phosphatase D family protein, with translation MKLQENFRMRSLVYLIMMVLIWGCQHIPKDLVEYKKELDLQPYPIMQGLTTDTLSVITVLSPKDDSLDFKVLNANEQDHTFVERTDVQTARNAYVIHQLKYTKLNPTERYTLQVLKNGKVVDQRVFKTIDLTKKDIKFGVVSCMNDAYVLEQFKMWSNYLTQLPDYTFLIGDNVYADYGMSKENHLKDKALAHEAMLWRRYIETWNKLLFYRSSELTPTLAIWDDHDYGINNGDRNFPYKEVSLKVFRSFYPLAETQVVKQLEGAGFIFEMPSQRFVFVDARTFRSPEKMRFGEVETQWGKGQTDKVIKALQVAKPTWLIQGDQFFGGYHRFESFEGGRPQDFKNVLSLLKQSPSQVFFVSGDRHLSEMMRIEKEILGYETYEITSSAIHARVYPDSWKERPNPRQMHGRSGTMNYSLIDSRMGEKWDITVEAFGPDMEVLYKQDVQMDKIQKR, from the coding sequence ATGAAATTGCAGGAGAACTTTAGAATGAGAAGTTTGGTGTATCTGATCATGATGGTTTTGATTTGGGGCTGCCAACATATACCTAAAGATTTGGTAGAGTATAAAAAAGAATTGGATTTACAACCCTATCCTATCATGCAGGGCCTTACAACAGATACGCTTTCTGTGATCACAGTGTTATCCCCCAAAGATGACAGCTTAGATTTTAAAGTTTTAAACGCTAATGAACAAGATCACACTTTTGTAGAGCGCACCGACGTACAAACAGCAAGAAACGCCTACGTCATACATCAACTTAAATACACGAAACTTAATCCCACAGAACGTTACACACTTCAGGTTTTAAAAAATGGCAAAGTGGTGGATCAAAGGGTATTCAAAACCATAGACTTGACTAAAAAAGACATCAAATTTGGTGTGGTCTCCTGTATGAATGATGCTTATGTTTTGGAGCAGTTCAAAATGTGGAGCAATTACCTTACACAACTGCCTGATTACACTTTCCTTATTGGGGACAATGTGTATGCAGATTACGGGATGTCTAAAGAAAATCATCTTAAAGATAAAGCACTAGCTCATGAGGCCATGTTATGGCGTCGTTATATTGAAACCTGGAATAAACTTTTATTTTATAGATCCTCAGAACTGACTCCTACTTTGGCGATATGGGATGATCATGATTATGGCATCAACAATGGGGACAGAAATTTCCCTTATAAAGAGGTGAGCTTAAAAGTTTTTAGAAGCTTTTATCCCTTAGCAGAAACCCAAGTGGTGAAACAGTTAGAGGGTGCTGGATTTATTTTTGAAATGCCCTCACAAAGATTTGTGTTTGTAGATGCAAGAACTTTTCGTTCCCCAGAGAAGATGCGTTTTGGAGAAGTTGAAACTCAATGGGGAAAAGGCCAAACCGACAAAGTGATCAAAGCTTTACAAGTGGCAAAGCCTACATGGTTGATTCAAGGGGATCAGTTCTTTGGGGGTTACCATAGATTTGAATCCTTTGAAGGGGGACGACCTCAGGACTTCAAAAATGTTTTAAGCCTACTTAAGCAAAGTCCTTCGCAGGTATTTTTTGTCAGCGGCGATCGACATTTATCAGAGATGATGCGAATTGAAAAAGAAATTTTGGGATACGAAACCTACGAGATCACTTCTAGCGCTATTCATGCTAGAGTGTATCCTGACTCGTGGAAAGAGCGCCCCAACCCAAGGCAAATGCACGGCCGTTCGGGAACGATGAATTACTCTTTGATAGACAGTCGTATGGGTGAAAAGTGGGACATTACTGTAGAAGCTTTTGGCCCTGACATGGAAGTGTTATATAAACAAGATGTGCAGATGGACAAAATACAAAAGAGATAG
- a CDS encoding DUF507 family protein: MISENRQSHLGHLVYEKIWGDDLVDYSDEAAALRDIKKAINLFVKDHEEVDQKAKSMISSQSRAIVPGSSEWETLYSKYYEQEMKRKGID; this comes from the coding sequence ATGATTTCTGAAAACAGACAGTCTCACCTTGGACATTTGGTCTATGAGAAGATTTGGGGTGACGATCTTGTGGATTACAGTGACGAGGCCGCCGCTCTAAGAGACATCAAAAAGGCCATCAATCTTTTTGTCAAAGACCATGAAGAGGTAGACCAAAAAGCCAAAAGCATGATCTCTTCGCAAAGCCGTGCCATCGTGCCTGGTTCTTCAGAATGGGAAACTCTTTACAGCAAATACTACGAACAAGAGATGAAAAGAAAAGGGATAGACTAA
- a CDS encoding transglycosylase domain-containing protein — protein sequence MKKLLSVAMIGTFLAFCIIFGWGCQLKNDIQDSLESGWFMPPTQIYTGDIKLRLKQHISSTRLSNTLESAGWKERGMDQSILDNEFTLLPYETCQEKIDTQLPEEAHECLVFKNERQEGVVVLGPDQILDILLFREGLIVTSPSLTIGSTLFAQFIDDKPIRQNYTSISVFPTQCLDAIVAIEDDRFLEHKGISPRAIFRAFFRNIKSGRLAEGGSTITQQLIKNKFLSSEKTLLRKIREAMRAIVLEIAVDKNKILESYLNITYMGQDGPFEVRGFPAAAEFYFNKSISDLSLRECASLAGSVKGPGIYGPHREKNQERTDVVLKRMHELTWISDDDLAGALKQTLKVRTKNKDDFLAHYFINAVNDFINKAKIDRSKGLKIYTTLSDEHQKAAEKSAKVRLERLKETSENPKLLEGLIVSADPRTGEVLALVGGSDFKTSPYNRAIHNYRQIGSLMKPFVYLSALLQDDTLTPTSLISNASYTFNDRGKKWSPLNYDKKAVGGEALLFQSLMMSLNIPSARVGMEHTSPAHIVETVEALGGPKKRLQPYPSVILGSFEFYPLEVLQVFATLSQMGTYNKIHFIKSITNLDDDVLWTHEDSAPQQTLSQTGKLAEVIGMLKNTLKHGTAKSSRAWQTKGVYAGKTGTTSFHKDAWFAGFSKEHVAIAWVGYDKEQGSRLTGAGSALPLWMDYIRERERSGYIPEDFDWPDHVRSEWFSASDLQDLSSDLHFPPPEEGVELVVDRGF from the coding sequence ATGAAAAAACTATTGAGTGTCGCCATGATCGGCACATTTTTGGCTTTTTGCATCATCTTTGGATGGGGCTGTCAGTTGAAAAACGACATCCAAGATAGCCTTGAAAGCGGTTGGTTTATGCCCCCCACTCAGATTTACACTGGCGACATTAAGCTGCGCTTAAAACAGCACATCAGCTCTACCCGCCTGTCTAATACTCTCGAGTCCGCAGGCTGGAAAGAACGTGGGATGGACCAGTCCATCCTGGATAATGAATTCACTCTTCTTCCTTACGAAACCTGTCAGGAAAAAATTGACACCCAGCTTCCTGAAGAGGCTCATGAGTGCCTTGTTTTTAAGAACGAAAGGCAGGAAGGGGTTGTGGTTTTAGGACCCGATCAAATCTTAGATATTTTGCTTTTCCGTGAAGGCCTGATTGTCACGTCTCCCAGTTTAACTATTGGCTCTACACTGTTTGCCCAGTTTATTGATGATAAGCCCATACGACAGAACTACACCTCCATCTCGGTGTTTCCCACGCAATGTTTGGATGCCATTGTGGCCATCGAAGACGATCGCTTTTTAGAGCACAAGGGCATCAGCCCACGCGCCATCTTTAGAGCCTTCTTTAGAAATATCAAATCAGGGCGACTGGCCGAAGGGGGCAGCACCATCACTCAGCAGCTGATCAAAAATAAATTTTTGAGCAGCGAAAAGACTCTCTTAAGAAAAATTCGCGAAGCCATGCGCGCCATCGTTTTAGAGATTGCTGTTGATAAAAATAAGATTTTAGAAAGTTACCTAAACATCACCTATATGGGACAAGATGGCCCCTTTGAGGTCAGAGGCTTTCCTGCTGCAGCGGAGTTTTATTTTAACAAAAGCATCTCTGATCTCAGTCTAAGAGAGTGTGCGTCCCTAGCGGGTTCAGTCAAAGGCCCAGGGATTTATGGTCCTCATCGCGAAAAAAACCAAGAGCGCACGGATGTGGTGTTAAAGCGCATGCACGAGCTGACATGGATCAGCGATGACGATCTTGCAGGGGCTCTGAAACAAACTCTTAAAGTGCGTACAAAAAATAAAGATGACTTCTTGGCACATTATTTTATCAATGCCGTGAACGACTTTATCAATAAGGCCAAGATAGATCGTAGCAAAGGTTTAAAAATCTACACCACTCTGTCTGATGAACATCAAAAGGCCGCTGAAAAGAGCGCAAAAGTTCGATTAGAACGTCTGAAAGAGACCTCAGAAAACCCTAAACTTTTAGAAGGACTTATTGTGTCTGCTGACCCTCGCACTGGTGAAGTGCTGGCCCTTGTGGGTGGGTCGGATTTTAAAACCAGTCCCTATAACCGCGCCATTCACAATTACCGACAGATTGGTTCATTGATGAAGCCCTTTGTGTACCTATCAGCTTTACTGCAAGACGACACTTTGACTCCCACTAGCCTGATCAGCAATGCCTCTTATACGTTTAACGATCGTGGGAAAAAGTGGTCACCTTTGAACTATGATAAAAAAGCTGTAGGCGGTGAGGCTCTCTTGTTTCAAAGTTTAATGATGTCCCTCAATATCCCCTCAGCCAGAGTGGGAATGGAGCACACCTCTCCCGCTCATATTGTCGAAACCGTAGAAGCACTGGGTGGACCAAAGAAGCGTCTGCAACCCTACCCCTCTGTCATTCTAGGTTCATTTGAGTTTTATCCTCTGGAAGTCTTACAGGTCTTTGCCACCTTATCACAAATGGGAACTTACAATAAAATTCACTTTATAAAATCGATCACCAACTTAGACGATGACGTCTTGTGGACTCACGAAGACAGCGCGCCCCAACAGACTTTGTCACAGACAGGGAAATTAGCCGAAGTCATTGGCATGCTTAAAAATACCCTTAAGCATGGTACAGCCAAATCCAGTCGCGCATGGCAAACAAAGGGTGTTTATGCAGGAAAAACAGGAACCACTTCTTTTCATAAAGATGCTTGGTTTGCGGGGTTTTCAAAAGAGCACGTGGCTATTGCTTGGGTGGGCTACGATAAAGAACAGGGCAGTCGCTTAACAGGCGCAGGCTCAGCCCTTCCCTTATGGATGGATTACATCCGCGAGCGTGAACGCTCTGGGTACATTCCAGAGGATTTTGATTGGCCAGATCATGTGCGTTCAGAGTGGTTCAGTGCCAGTGATCTTCAAGATTTATCCAGCGACTTGCACTTCCCACCCCCCGAAGAAGGTGTAGAGCTAGTTGTAGATCGTGGTTTTTAA
- a CDS encoding NAD(P)H-dependent oxidoreductase codes for MICIISGTNRPNSRSKIMAKVAAKKFKDCGEKVEILDLADLDYSKLSGALYGAKDRPKCLEDMIDKVNKAKGLYIVCPEYNGSMPGALKYFIDFWEYPKSFEFRPVAFLGLGFRFAGLRPVEHLQQVFGYRNAFIYPERIFVPNITDRLDGEVFTDETIDALWSLQIERYCIFIKALKDSKLIP; via the coding sequence ATGATCTGTATTATTTCTGGCACAAACCGTCCCAACTCAAGATCAAAAATTATGGCCAAAGTGGCGGCCAAAAAATTCAAAGACTGCGGTGAGAAGGTGGAAATTCTTGATCTTGCAGACTTAGATTACTCAAAACTTTCAGGGGCTTTGTATGGGGCCAAGGATCGTCCTAAATGTTTAGAAGATATGATAGATAAGGTGAATAAAGCTAAGGGTTTATATATTGTGTGTCCCGAGTACAATGGCTCCATGCCTGGGGCTTTAAAGTACTTTATTGATTTTTGGGAGTATCCAAAGTCATTTGAATTTAGACCAGTGGCCTTTTTAGGTTTGGGCTTTCGTTTTGCGGGATTACGACCTGTGGAGCATTTGCAACAAGTCTTCGGTTACAGAAATGCCTTTATTTATCCTGAACGTATTTTTGTGCCGAATATCACGGACCGTTTGGATGGAGAAGTTTTTACTGACGAGACGATAGATGCTCTTTGGTCACTCCAAATTGAAAGATATTGCATCTTTATCAAGGCTTTAAAGGACTCCAAACTCATTCCATAA
- a CDS encoding DUF507 family protein produces MRLSQNQLLRIARLVVKQVHASPAIESKVDDEVIEKTVIAVLKQNLEEEAQLDKEVEAMMGQLERQNPGGFERYKMYPLLKKKLAEQKGFVL; encoded by the coding sequence ATGAGATTAAGTCAAAACCAACTTTTAAGAATTGCCCGTTTAGTCGTAAAGCAAGTGCATGCTTCACCTGCTATTGAGTCCAAAGTTGACGATGAGGTGATCGAGAAGACCGTCATTGCCGTCTTAAAACAAAACCTTGAAGAAGAGGCTCAGCTCGATAAAGAAGTGGAAGCCATGATGGGGCAATTGGAAAGACAAAATCCAGGTGGTTTTGAAAGATACAAAATGTACCCTCTTTTAAAAAAGAAACTCGCAGAGCAAAAAGGATTCGTTTTATGA
- the ung gene encoding uracil-DNA glycosylase, which translates to MQSEDKIKLEPSWKKELLNEFQKPYMAKLKGFLQSEIQKGKVIYPRPHEYFEAFNQTPLDQVKVVILGQDPYHGPLQAHGLCFSVQKDIAIPPSLQNIYKELKNDIPDVQIPKHGHLTAWAKQGVLLLNATLTVERAKAASHQKKGWEEFTDAALKIVNESHTPKAFILWGSSAQKKGEFLDSKKHLVIKAVHPSPLSAHRGFFGHKPFSRVNEFLMATGQTPIDWSLD; encoded by the coding sequence ATGCAGTCAGAAGACAAGATTAAGCTTGAACCCAGTTGGAAAAAGGAACTTTTAAATGAGTTCCAGAAACCCTATATGGCCAAACTCAAAGGCTTTTTACAAAGCGAAATCCAAAAGGGTAAGGTGATTTATCCTAGACCTCATGAATACTTTGAAGCCTTCAATCAGACTCCACTTGATCAAGTCAAAGTGGTCATTTTAGGACAAGACCCTTATCACGGACCCTTGCAGGCACATGGTCTATGTTTTTCTGTACAAAAAGACATTGCTATTCCCCCATCACTACAAAATATTTATAAAGAACTGAAAAACGACATCCCCGATGTACAAATTCCTAAACATGGTCATCTTACGGCCTGGGCGAAGCAAGGAGTCTTGTTGCTCAACGCTACTCTTACGGTGGAAAGAGCTAAAGCGGCTTCTCATCAAAAAAAAGGTTGGGAGGAGTTCACGGATGCGGCCCTAAAAATTGTCAATGAATCCCACACACCGAAAGCCTTTATTCTCTGGGGATCGTCCGCACAGAAAAAAGGCGAGTTCCTAGATTCTAAAAAACATTTAGTGATCAAAGCGGTGCACCCCTCACCGCTCTCAGCACATCGTGGCTTCTTTGGCCATAAACCCTTTTCAAGAGTGAATGAGTTTTTGATGGCAACGGGACAGACTCCTATTGATTGGAGTTTGGATTAG